One Candidatus Dependentiae bacterium genomic window, AATAATAAAAAGCCTTCAACCATTTGCAGCGTACGTTCCACCTCGCCACCAAAATCTGCGTGGCCTGGTGTATCAACAATATTAATTGCATAATCACCGTATGTAATACCGGTATTTTTTGCCAAAATAGTAATACCACGTTCACGTTCAAGATCATTTGAGTCCATTACGCGGTCTTGTCCAGCCATACTAACTGTACCAGATTGTTGTAATAGTTGATCTACTAATGTTGTTTTACCATGATCTACGTGTGCGATGATTGCTATGTTGCGCAGATTAGAACGCTCCATTTATTCACCTATTGGGTTAAAAAAGGTGCCTACCTCAATAAGCAAGCACCTTGATGTTATTAACTATTAAAGATATTGAGTTGTGTATGGCAATAAAGACATTACACGAGCTTTACGAATTTCACGTGACAATTCACGTTGGTGCAATGCACAGTTACCAGAAATACGTGAAGGTAAAATTTTACCACGCTCAGTTAAAAAACCTTTCAAAAAAGTTGCATTTTTATAATCAAGATTCAATGCATACTCTTTTTTCCCACAAAAACGACAATGCTTGTTTGGACCTGCGCCATTGCGTCGTGTACGTTTTTTTACTAATCGAGCGCTAATTTTTAATTTAATTTTCTTAGTCATGATTATTGTCCTTAACTAGCTTATTCTTGGTCATCAAATTCAGTATCTTCTTCCATTTCTTCAAAATCAATATCTGTTACTTGACCTTTCTTGCCATCTACTGCAGAAATCAAGCCTTCAATCTTTTTACGTTCATCCATGAATCCGCGTGAATTTGTTGTTTCCGGCGCATCTTCTAAAGATTTTGGACGCTGATATGCAAGTGACTGATTTGGTTCAAGCTTGGTCAACATATTACGCATTACAATGTTGTTTAACCTGATTTTGAACAATGATGATATTTCATTCAATGCTGTTTCTGCTTTGTCAGTTTCAAAGCGAGCTAGAAAGTATATGCCATAATCATTTCTATCTACTGGATATGATAATTTATATTTACCCCAGCGCTCAAATGATATCAATGATCCATTTGATTGGCGAACTACAGAATCAATCTGTTTTTCGATAGATTTTGTCTCATCTTGGGTAATTTCAGGTACCGCAAGCATAAGTACTTCATAACGGTGCATCATGCATTTCCTCTATACTAAGTGGAAGTGAACTAAACACTATAGAACAGGACCACCCTATTCTATTTAGTATTTAAGAGTTTATTTATAATCAAAGATAGCAAAAAGGCCAGAAAAATCTAGTTTTCCTGACCTTTCTGAGTCTATTTAAGCAAGTTTTTGAGATCGGTGAATTACACGACCTATAATTCTAAAGTGATCTTTGCCACGCACCAATGCTATTGGTGGTTGCTTATGATTCACTGATTCAAGTACTATAAAATCTTCGGTGTAGGTAACCTGTACAATAGATTTTACCGGCGTATCATTACCATATTCTACCGCAGCAATATCACCTGAACGTGTCCAAACTTCTGGCGATACGATTAAGTAATCACCTTTTACAAAGGTTGG contains:
- the rpsR gene encoding 30S ribosomal protein S18, with product MTKKIKLKISARLVKKRTRRNGAGPNKHCRFCGKKEYALNLDYKNATFLKGFLTERGKILPSRISGNCALHQRELSREIRKARVMSLLPYTTQYL
- the rpsF gene encoding 30S ribosomal protein S6 — translated: MMHRYEVLMLAVPEITQDETKSIEKQIDSVVRQSNGSLISFERWGKYKLSYPVDRNDYGIYFLARFETDKAETALNEISSLFKIRLNNIVMRNMLTKLEPNQSLAYQRPKSLEDAPETTNSRGFMDERKKIEGLISAVDGKKGQVTDIDFEEMEEDTEFDDQE